The Microlunatus soli genome contains the following window.
GGTACGGCGCTGGCTTCGACGATCCTCGGCGGCACCGGCTGGCGCAGCGCGCAGCCCGCACGCGCCGACGACCTGACGGTGGTGGACAGCAGGACCGATGATCCGCGGCTGAAGTACTACCGGTTCGCCACCTCCGCGATCGGTTGGGACCCAGGCGTCAACGTGCTGGTCCCGGCCGACTACGAGACCAGTGGCCGGCGCTATCCGGTGTTGTATCTGTTGCACGGTGGTGGCACCGATGCCGATTTCCGCCAGTGGGACGGCCGGATGGGCATCGACATCCGATCCGAGACCTCCGACCTTCCGCTGATCGTGGTGATGCCGGACGGCGGACATGCCGGCTGGTACAGCGACCCGACCGGGTCGGCCGTCGGCCCGCGCAACTGGGAGACCTTCCACATCAAGCAACTGCTGCCGTGGATCGACGCCCATTTCCGGACCGTCGCCGACGCTTCCGGGAGGGGAGTCGCCGGCTATTCGATGGGCGGCTTCGGGGCGCTGAAGTACGTCGCACGGCATCCCGGCGAGTTCGCCTCGGTCAGTGCCCACTCCGGTCCGGCGAGTCTGCGTAGTCAGAACGGCACCATGGTGCACTGGGCGAACCTGTCCTCGGCCGCGGTCGAGCTCGGCGGCGCCACCGTGTACGGCGTTCCGTGGAACGAGTCGCTGGTCACCGCGGACAATCCGATCGAGCAGCTCGATGCCTATCGCGGCAAACGCGTCTTCCTGGCAGCCGGCACCGCTGACGCCGGGGTGCCGTTGTCCGACGTGATCCAGGAGAGCCATGTGCTCGTCAGCCAGCGTGAATTCTCCGAGGCGATGCGGGCAGCCGGAGTCGCGTACCACCGACGCGAGCATCCGGGCGGCCATCTGGTCGATCTCGGACTGTTCCGTGACGATCTGGCCGATCTGGCCGACTTCCTCGACAAGGCAGGATGATCATGAAGCTTCCTACAGTACGGTCAAGATCGCGATCACGATCCGGGCGGTTGACCGCGGTCGTCGGAGTGTTGGTTGCTGTCGCGCTGGCGGTGCCGCTGGTCGGCAGTTCGAGTGCGGCAGCGGCCGCGCCGGGTGAGCCGCACAGCGGTAGCCACGTGCCGGCAACCGAGCTGCCGCACGTCGAGTGTGCCATCCCCGCGCAGGCCGATGACAACGTCCTGGTGATCTTGAAACACGTCGCCGATCAACGGCAGGTGACCGACAAGGTGCGGTTGGCCATGTACGAGACGGCGTGGGTCGAATCCCATGCCAACAACCTCAATTGCGGTGACCGGGACTCGGTCGGCGTGTTTCAGCAGCGACCCTCGATGGGCTGGGGGACCGTTGATCAACTTCTGAATGTGGATTACGCGACGGGCAAGTTCCTGGACGGCAACGCGCCACTGCCCGGCGCGATCGTCGTTGATCAACAGAATCCGGGCTGGACGGCAGGGGAAGTCTCCCAGGAGGTCCAGCGGTCGGCCTATCCCGAAAGGTACGACCAGGCCGAAGGTACGGCGCGGGAGCTGATCGCGCGCGCCGCCGAGATCGACGACGGTACGACGCCGCCGCCGTCGCACTACTTCGTGAACACCTTCGCCGACGCCCCGGTCTTCGACTCTCCGACCTCCACCACCCGGACCGGAACGCTCAACGAGGGCAGCAATTACGTGTACTGCAAGGTCTGGGGTCGGGTCACCGGTGACAACAGTACCTTCAACCACTGGTGGCTCAAGACCGATCCGGACGTCGGACCGGCCGGACAGTATGTCTCGGCCTACTACCTGTCCGGCTGGGGCAACGACGAGGCCAACGACGTTTCCGGCACCGAGATCCGCGACTGCTGAGCAGAGGAGAACCATGATCACGATGCACGACAATCGCCGTCTTCCGTCCCGACGACAGTTCCTGCTCGGCAGCGTCGCCGCGTCGACGCTTGCGCTGCCGGTCGCCGCGTCGGCGCGGGTGCTGCCGATCGGGACGGCGGCCGCAGCACCGGCGTCCGAGCCCAAGCACACCCCACAGGCTCAGCGGGTCCCGCAATGGGCGATGCGCAGCACCACCGGAGGCGTCCGTACCCGTGTCGCGCAGCAGACGGCGCAAGCACGTGCCGAGGGCAATGTCGTGGTCGACATCGACTTCGAATATCAGCAGACCTCGTACTGGTGCGGTCCGGCGGCGACCCGGATCGCCTTGTCCGCCCGCGGGGTCGCTGTCACCCAGCAGCAGATGGCCGACGAGTTGCCCACCAGCGAGAACGGAACCGACTGGATCGGTCAGGTCACCGCCGTCCTGGCCAAGTACGTCGGATGGTACGAGACCACCGAGATGCCGGACGATCCGCCGACCCAGGCCCAGCGGGAGAAGCTCTGGAACGACGTCACCACCGATCTCGATCAGGGCTATCCGCTGGTCACCAACATCGTCGCCCCTCCGAGCAACCATCCGCCGGGCTATCCGAGCGACCAGACGATCTGGCACTACTTCACCGTGATCGGTTACAACCCCGACAACCAGGACGTACTGATCGCCGACCCGGCCGGCTTCGCTCCCACCGAGACCTACTGGCTGACCTTCGAGCAGTTGGCGACCCTGATCCCGCCGAAGGGCTACAGCGCCTGATGTGATGCCTGAGCTGATCGGGCCCGGTTGCTGCGTGCCGGTCGGCATCTGACGGTTGACAGGTCCGGGTCGGCTCAGCATACTGACGTGCGACCTTCGGAAACGTTTCCATCGCAGCAAGCGCAGGGAGAAGGCTGTTCATGATGATCGGGAAGCACCGGCCGCACCGTCTTCGCAACGGGGTGATCGGACTGATCGCACTCCTTGTCGGGCTGGTCCCGGCGACAACGGCGGTCACGGCGCGGGCCGACGTGCCCGAGGACTCCGGGGCGACCGCGACCGCAAGAGCCCGGGTGGCGGCCGACGTGTTGATGGGCTCCTACGAACCGGTCAAGGCCTGGTTCCCCTCCAGCTGGTGGAACTCCGCGGTCGCCCTGCAGACCATCGGCGACTACATGCAACGCACCGGTGATCGCCGCTACCTGCCGCAACTGGACAACACCTTCGAGAAGGACAAGGGTGTTTTCCCGCCCGGCTATCTGTCCGGGGATCCGCTGCTCGGGAACTTCACCAGTCGGGCCATCGACGATTCCGAATGGTGGGGGCTGACCTGGATCCAGGCCTACGACCTGACCGGTGATCGGAAGTATCTGGACATGGCCGTCACGATCGCCGAGTTCGTCAACGATTACTGGGATGACACCTGCGGTGGCGGCGTGTGGTGGAACGGTGAGCGGACCTACAAGAACGCGGTGACCAACGGGCTGTGGATCCGGCTGACTGCGGAGCTGCACAACAGGATCGACGGCGATACCCAATGGCTGAAGAAGTCCCGGGCCGGTTGGGACTGGCTGATGGACAGCGGCATGATCAACTCCGACGGTCTGGTCAACGACGGACTGAACGACGACTGCACCAGCAACGGCCAGACCGTCTACAGCTACAACCAGGGGCTGGCGATCGGCGCCGGACTGGAGCTGTGGCGGGCCACCGGTGATGATCAACTGCTGGCCACCTCGCGCCGGTTGGCCGACGCCGCTCTGACGTCGTCGGAGCTGACCACCGACGGCATCCTCACCGAGTCCTGCGATGTCGCGGACCGGAGCTGTGATGACAACGGCAAGCAGTTCAAGGGCATCTTCATGCGTTACGTGATGGATCTCGCCGACACCACGCACGCCGACCGGTACGAGGCCTTCGTCCAGCGGCAGGCGGACAGCATCTGGACCACCGACCGCGACGCAGCGGATCGACTCGGCGAACGGTGGGCCGGTGGCGCCGGTGACGGTGAACACCCCAACGCCTTCGACTGGCGGACCCAGGCCAGCGCGTTGAGTGCGTTGATCGCGGCCGTGCCGGAGCCGGCGCCGACCCGTTCACTGGCCGCAACGATGGACCCGGCCCAACCGGTGGTGATGCCGGCAGCGACCGGCGCGACCCGGATCAAGATCAATCTCGGCGTCTCCGGGACCGCGGCGGGCAAGCGTCCGATGCAGGTCACGGCAGACGTGACGGGGCCGAAGGGCTGGCAGATCACGCCGAAGAGTTCCTCGGTGGCGCTGCGCACCGACGGCAGCCGGACGCCCGCGTACGGCAGCATCGCCGTCGACGTCACGGTGCCTGCCGATGCCGCCGACGGACACCACACCGTACGAGCCACGGTGACCGCCGATCCGCGGCTGACGTTCACCGCCGAGGCCGACGTGCTGGTCGCGCACAGCATCGACTTCGATACCGGTACGGCCGCGGAGGACCCGTGGTTGTACGACGCCGACGGATCGCAGAGCAGTGGTCCGCAGAACCGGTTCGCCGACGGCAACAGTTACTTCGTCTACCGCTTCCCGTTGCCGGCCGACACCAAGGCTGCCACTGCGAAGTTGACCATCGACAACGAGTACACCGTCCAGGCAGGACCGGACGGGACCGACTGGACGACAGTGCTGAAAGAGACCGAACAGATCCACGACGGCCAGAACAAGGCCACCCACGAGATCGACCTCGCGCCCTATCTCGGGACCGACAAGGCGGTCTACCTCAAGGTGTCCGATTCCTTTCCCGACGACGGTTGGGGAGGACGACTCTCGCACCTGAGTGTCGACATCACCGGCGCCGGCTGACCGGTCGGCTGCAGCTGTTTCGTCCGGCGTTATTGTGGGCCTCGATCGAGGTCCCACAGTGACGTGAGGAGCGGGTGTGCAGTTCCACCACCACGGCTACGTCTCGGGTGATCCGCGGATCCAGCCGGCTGCCGGCTGCGGCGTGGACCGCCCCGACGAGTTGCCTGCCGAGGTCGACGTGTTGATCGTCGGCAGCGGGCCCGCCGGCATGATCGCCGCGGCACAGCTCGCCCAGTTCGACGACATCGTCACCCGGATGGTCGAACGCAGACCCGGCCGGCTGGAGATCGGCCAGGCCGACGGAATCCAGGCCCGCAGTGTGGAGACGTTCCAGGCCTTCGGCTTCGCCAATCGGATCATCGACGAGGCCTACCGGATCACCGAGATGTGCTTCTGGAAGCCCGATCCGCAGCTTCCGGAGAATATCGTGCGCGCCGCCAGGACACCGGACGACCCGACCGGGATCAGCGAGTTCCCGCACCTGATCGTCAACCAGGCCAGGGTTCTGGACTACTTCGCCGAAGTCGCCCGGAACGCTCCGACCCGATCGGTGCCGGACTACGGCTGGGAATTCGTCACTCTGCAGGTCGCCGACGATGATGATCATCCGGTGATCGCCACCCTGGAACGCACCGCCGGCCCGGATGCCGGCAGCAGGCGCACGATCCGCGCCCGGTACGTGATCGGCTGCGACGGTGCCCGGAGCAGGGTCCGCGAGTCGATCGGCCGGGAACTGGTCGGTGACCGGGCCAACCATGCCTGGGGTGTGATGGACGTCCTGGCCGAGACCGACTTCCCCGACATCCGGACCAAGTGCGCGATCCAGTCCCACGACGGCGGAAGCATCCTGCTGATCCCGCGGGAGGGCAACTATCTGTTCCGGATGTACGTCGATCTCGGCGAGGTCACCGGGAAGGACGGCGGCGACGTCCGACACACGTCGCAACAGGAGGTGGAGGCACGGGCCAACCGGATCCTGCATCCCTACACGCTGACCGTCAAGGAGGTCTGCTGGCGCAGCGTGTACGAGGTGGGTCACCGACTGACCGACAAGTTCGACGACGTCCCGGCCGAGCTCACCGGGACCCGCAGCCCGCGGGTGTTCATCACCGGCGACGCCTGCCACACCCACAGCGCCAAGGCGGGCCAGGGCATGAACGTGTCACTGCAGGACGGCTGGAACATCGCCTGGAAACTCGGCCACGTCCTCCAGGGGCGAGCGTCGGCAGCACTGTTGGACACCTACTCGGCCGAACGCCAGGTGATCGCCCAGAACCTGATCGACTTCGATCGGCAGTGGTCCAGCCTGATGGCCGCCAAGCCGGACGAGCTGTCCGATCCCACCGAGCTGGAGACCTTCTACGTCAAGACCGCGGAGTTCCCGGCCGGACTGATGACGCAGTACCCGCCGTCGATGATCATCGACGGTGCGGCGCGACAGCAGTTGGCGACCGGATTCCCACTGGGCAAGCGATTCAGGAGTAACGTCGTCACTCGGGTGTGTGATGCCAACCCGGTCCACCTGGGCCACCATCACCGGGCCGACGGACGATGGCGGATCTACGTCTTCGCCGACCGGCCGCGGGCCGGCGAGGACTCCAGGGCTACCGCGTTCGCCGACTGGATCTCGACCTCGCCGCAGTCCCCGGTGGTCGCCTACACCCCGGCCGGTGCCGATGTCGACGCCTGGTTCGACGTCAAGATCATCTATCAACAGCCGTACGACGACGTCGATCTCGGCCGGGTGCCGGCGGCCTATCGGCCCAAGGTCGGCCCGTTCTCCGTGGTCGATCACGAACTGGTGTACGCGGCCGACCCGGCCGACGACATCTTCGACAGTCGAGGCGTCGACCGGGACGGCGTGCTCGTCGTCGTCCGACCCGATCACTACGTAGCCGACGTGCTGAGTCTGGACGACTCGGCAGCACTGGCCGACTTCTTCGCCCGGATCTTCCCTGTCGACAAGGGAACTCCGGCCAGTGCCGGCGAGTCGGTCCCGATCAGTTGATCTTGATCGCCGGTCGGTAGAGATCGAACCAGACCGCCAGATCCAGGGTGCGCTCCAGGCCCATCCGGCCGAACATCGACGGATTGTCGGCCCGGCCGACCAGCGTGGACAACCGGTCGGAGTCGACCAGGTCGAAAACCGGATGGTTCGGCGTGCCGAGCAGATCGCCGGCCTGCTCCCGCAACGCCGTCGCATAGCTCTCGTCCTGGGTGGACGGGTAGGGCGACTTGACCCGGTCGGCGACCGAACGCGGCAGCACGTCCCTGGTCGCACCACGGAGCAGCGACTTCTCCCGGCCGTCGTAGTTCTTGAATGCCCAGGGCGCGTTGTAGACGTACTCCACGAGCCGGTGATCGCAGAACGGCACCCTGACCTCGAGGCCGACCGCCATCGACATCCGGTCCTTGCGGTCCAGCAGCACCCGGACGAAGCGGGTCAGATGCAGATAGCTGATCTTGCGCATCTGCCATTCCAGGTCGTCCTCGCCGTCGAGCCGTTCGATCTCGGTGACTGCGGAGGCGTAGCCGTCGGCGGTGTAGCCGCGCAGATCGAGCGAACCCAGCAGACTCTCGTTCCACAGCGAGGATGTCCGGTCGGCGTACTTGCCGAATTCGGCCAGCCACGGGAAGGTGGTCCCCTCGCGCGCGACGGGGGAGAAGAACTGGCGATAGCCGCCGAACACCTCATCGGCCGACTCACCGGACAGTGCCACCGTGGAATGCTCGCGGACGGCCTTGAACAGCAGCAACAGCGACAGGTCCATGTCGCCGAGCCCGGTCGGCAGATCGCGAGCGCTGATCACCGACCGGCGGACGGCGGGATCGGCGAGGTCGGCCGTGTCGAGCACGATGTCGGCGTGCTCGGTCTGCGACTGCTTGGCTACATCCCGGACGAAAGGCGCGTCCGGCGTCGGCCGGAACTCGGTGGCCTGGTAGTTCTCCTCCTGCCCGCTGAAGTCGACGGCGAAGCTGCGGACCCGCTCACCCTCGGCAGCGAGCTGCTGGGCGGCGATCGCGGTCAGCGCGGAGGAGTCCAAGCCGCCCGACAACAAGGTGCACCGCGGCACGTCGGCGACCAGCTGACGACCGATGATGTCGTCGAGCAGGTCCCGGACGTGGGTGACGGTGCCGTCCAGATCATCGGGATGTCGTCGGGTCTCCAGCCGCCAGTAGGTGTGACTGCGCAGTCCTTGGCGATCGACGGTGATCAATGTCCCAGGGATCACCTCCGCCATCCCCTCCCAGATCGCGTGACCGGGGGTCTTGATCATGGTGAACGCCTCACGCAACCCGTCCGGACCGACCACCGGCTCGGCCAGCGGATTGGCCAGGATCGCCTTGGGCTCCGAGCCGAACAGCACGCCGTCGGCGGTCGGGTAGTAGTAGAGCGGCTTGATCCCCATCCGGTCCCGGGCCAAGATCAGCTTTTCGGTCCGGCTGTCCCAGATCGCGAACGCGAACATGCCGTTCAGCCGGTCGACCAGATCGGCGCCCCATTCCAGATAGCTGTGCAGCACCACCTCGGTGTCCGAGCTGGTCCGGAACCGATGCCCACGGCCGGACAGCTCGCGACGGAGTTCGGCGAAGTTGTACGTCTCGCCGGAGTAGACGATGGTCACCGGACCGTTCGGGGTGTCGGCGGTCATCGGCTGGTCGCCGGTCTCCAGGTCGATGATCGACAGCCGGCGATGCCCGAGCGCCGCGCGTGGCGACAACCAGGTGCCGGCCGCGTCTGGACCGCGGCAGGCCATCGTCTCCGTCATCGTGTCGATGACAGTGCTGGTGCTGAGGTCGTGGTCGTAGCCGACCCATCCGGTGATTCCACACACGATGACGATCCTCCTGCGCGGACGCGGGTCCGCCGTGGACAGTGATTCGGTCCGACGCTAGGACTGCCAGCTGAGAGCGAGCTGCGGGGGCGGTCGGAGTCGGTTGGCCGCGCGCGGATTTGAGCCTGACGCAGCGGAGTCAGGCCCATCCGGCGTACAGAACGAATTAGCAGCATGCTGCTATAAAAAGCAGATGCCCAAGATCATCGACCCCGACGAACGGCGCCGCGAGATCGTCCGAGCAGCGTGCCGGGTGATCATCGGACAGGGGGTGGCGGCGCTGTCGCTGACGTCGGTAGCGGCCGAATCCGGACTGGCGATCGGCTCGGTCCGGCATTATGTCGGTGGCCATGACGACCTGCGGCGGCTGACGCTGCAGATCATCGGCGACGACCTGATGTTGCGCCTCAACGAATCCGCCCGGCCGCTGATCTACCCCGGTGCCGGTCTGTCGGTGGCGGCCCGCCGGCGGCGCAGCCTGGAGTGGTTGGAGCAACTGCTGCCGATGGATGACGACCGGCTGGCCGAGGCGACCATCTGGACGGCGATGCGGGAGGCGGCCAGGACCGATCCGGAACTCGCCGCGGTGATGGCGGGCATCGACGGCCGGCGACTGGCCCTGGTGCGCCGCGTGTTGGGCCGGGTCCGGCCACACTGGAGTCCCGCGGTGCGGGCCGTGGAATCACGACGGCTGTCGGCACTGCTGCGAGGGCTCACGATCGAGCGGGTCTACGAGCCGGAGTCGGTGACCCCGGCCCAGGTCCAGCGGGTGCTGCGCCAACACCTGTCCCAATTGGCCCAGGCACGTCGCTGATCTGTGCAGGTGACAACGGTAGGGCGGGTCGACCTGTTGGGTCTCGCTCAGGTCCGGCTCAGCGGTTGATGCCGGTCAGGGTGATGCCGCGGATGAACTGCCGCTGCGCCACCAGATAGACCACGATCACCGGCAGTACGGCGATCGTCGCGCCGGCCATCAGCAGGGTGATCTGGCTGAAGTATTCGTTCTGGAACTGGGCCAGCGCGACCGGCAGGGTCTGCAGTTCACGGGAATTGATGTAGATCAACGGGCCGAACAGGTCGTTCCAGGACTCCAGAAACGTGAAGATCGCGATCGCCCCGAGCGCCGGTTTGGTCTCCGGCAACAAGATCCGCCAGAACACGGTGAAGGTACCGGCGCCGTCGACCCGCGCAGCATCCTCCAACTCCTGCGGCAGACTCATGAAGTACTGCCGCATCAGGAAGGTCGCGAAGACCGGGGTGAAGACCCGCGGCACCCAGAGCGGCAGTTGGGTGTCCACCCAACCGATCTGTTGGAAGATGATGTACTGCGGGATCAGGTAGGCGATGCCGGGGATCATCGCGGTCGCCAACAACACGACGAACAGCACATTCCTGGCAGGGAAGCGGAGCCGTCCGAAGGCGAACCCGGCCAGCGACGACACCGCCAGGACGCCGACGACGTTGATCACCGCAAGTTTCACACTGTTGTAGAAGAACCGCGGGATGACGTCGAAGACCTGGGCGTAGTTGCTCCATTGCGGATGCAGTGGGAACAGTGTCGGTGGCGTGCTGAGGACCTTGCCCTCCTCCTTCAACGAGGCGCCGATCATCCACAGCAGAGGCAGGATGAAAGTGAGTGCGAGGATGATCATCAACACGTACAGCACGATGTTCATGATCTTGATGTTGCTGCCCCTGGCCCGTGTGCTCTTGGCCGGCATCTCAGTGGTCGTTATCATCCGTAGAACACCCACCGCTTCTGCAATCTCCATTGGATCAGGGTGATGACGCCCAGGATGACGAACAGCACCCACGCCATCGCCGCCGCGTAGCCGTATCGGCCGAACGAGAAGGCCACCTGGTACAGGTAGTAGATGTAGACACTGGTGCTGTTTCCGGGCCCACCCTGGGTCATGATGTAGATCACTCCGAACACCTGGAACGAGGTGATGAACTGGGTGATCAGGACGAAGAAGATGCTCGGCGTCATCAGTGGGATGGTGATCTTGAACAGCTGCCTGGTGGTGCTGGCGCCGTCGATGCTGGCCGATTCGTAGAGATCCTTCGGAATGCCCTGCAGGCCTGCCAGGAAGATCACCATCGGGTAGCCGGCACCCTGCCAGACACTGACCACGATCACCGAGATCAGCGCCAGGTTGGGGCTGGACAGCCAGGCCGGCCCGTCAATGCCGACCACCGAGAGCAGCCCGTTCAACACACCCTGGTCCGGCTTGTAGATCCAATACCAGATGTAGCCGATCGCCACGATATTGGTGATGAACGGAGCGAAGTACGCTGCCCGGAACGCCGCGATGCCCGGCACCTTGCGGTTGCACAACAGCGCCAGCACAAAGGCCAGCACGGTGGTGGTCGGGATCGCGCCGAGGGTGAACAGCAACGTGTTCCGCAGCGTCGACAGATACAGCGGGTCGTTGGTGAACATCTCGGTGAAGTTCTTCAGACCGATGAACTTCGGCGGGTTGATCCCGTTCCAGTCGGCCAACGACAGATACATCGAGACCAGGATCGGGATCAGCTGGAAGGCAATAATGCCGAGGAAGACCGGCGCTACGTAGACCAGGCCCTCGTAGCGCCGCCAGCCCCCTCGACGGCGTCGGCGGACCGGCGGGTCACCCGGTGCGGACCCGGCCAGTCCACGGGCCTGGGAATGAACGGCGGTCATCGGGAGATCCGTTCAGCCCTGCTGCTTCAGCGATTGATCAACCCGCGGTTTCGCCGTCTGCAGGACCTGTTCGGCGGTCTTGTTGCAGTTGTAGACGTCGTCCAGCATCGGACGGTAGATCTGTCGGGCGCCGAGGGTGTTGTTGGTCTGATTGGGCAGCGTCGAATGCTTCACCGCTTCTGCGAAGAGCTCGACGTGTGCCGGTGGCTTGGACAGGTACTGCAGCGCCCGATCGTCCATCGACAGCCACATGTTGCCTTCGACGAAGAACTTGCCGCCCTCCTGGCTGGTCAGGAACTTCAGCAACTCCCAGGCCGCGTCCGGGTTCTCCGCCTTGGTCGGGATCGCGTAGGTGATCACACTCGACTCGGTCTTCTGATCGGCCGGCCCGGCCGGCGGCGGCGCAACGTCGAAGGTGAAGTCCTTCACGTTCTCGGCCAGATAGGGCAGCGTGCTGAACTGGCTGAACATCATCGCCAACTTGCCCTGGGTGAACAGTTGCAGGTCGGCATTGGTGCTCTGCAGGTCACCCCAGGCAGGTTGGACGTGATATTTGCAGGTCAGGTCGGTCGCCCATTGGATGGCCTCGGCGGCCTTCGGTTCGGACAGCGTGAAGCTGCTGCCGTCGCCGGCGAAGATGCCGGTCGGGCTACCGTTGTTGATCGCGAAGGTCTGCTCGAAACCGGTGTCCAGATAGATCAGACCGCCGAACCGCTTGCCCTTGATCGTCAGCTTCTGGGCAGTGCTCCGGAAATCGTCCCAGGTCCAGCCCTCGGAGCTCCAGGTGGTCGGCGGCAGCTCGAGCCCGGCCTCCTTGAACGCGTCCACGTTGTAGTAGATCAGCCGGGGTGAGTGCGCGATCACCCAGGCGGTGTGCTTGCCGTCAGCCTGCTTGGGGAAGTCGTACAACTCCTGGGGGTAGTGGGAGGTGTCCAGCTTGTCCCGCTTGATGTAGGTGTTCAGATCCAGCAGGGCACCGGTGGCCGACATGCCCTTGACGTAGTCATCGTTGATCTTGATCAGATCCGGCGGTTTGCCGCCGGACAGCACGGTCCGGAACTTGGTGTCGTAGTCCGACGGCACCGGCTGCACCTCGACGGTGATCCCGCTCTTCTTCTGAAAGGCCTCGACGGCCTTGCCGAACGGGTTGTCCTGGACGTCGGAGTCGTTCAGGAAGGTCATCGACTTC
Protein-coding sequences here:
- a CDS encoding carbohydrate ABC transporter permease, which translates into the protein MTAVHSQARGLAGSAPGDPPVRRRRRGGWRRYEGLVYVAPVFLGIIAFQLIPILVSMYLSLADWNGINPPKFIGLKNFTEMFTNDPLYLSTLRNTLLFTLGAIPTTTVLAFVLALLCNRKVPGIAAFRAAYFAPFITNIVAIGYIWYWIYKPDQGVLNGLLSVVGIDGPAWLSSPNLALISVIVVSVWQGAGYPMVIFLAGLQGIPKDLYESASIDGASTTRQLFKITIPLMTPSIFFVLITQFITSFQVFGVIYIMTQGGPGNSTSVYIYYLYQVAFSFGRYGYAAAMAWVLFVILGVITLIQWRLQKRWVFYG
- a CDS encoding ABC transporter substrate-binding protein: MNATTRFNASPSNTSTLSRRAFVGIGGAAAASMLAGCSGSTSGGSGSKSMTFLNDSDVQDNPFGKAVEAFQKKSGITVEVQPVPSDYDTKFRTVLSGGKPPDLIKINDDYVKGMSATGALLDLNTYIKRDKLDTSHYPQELYDFPKQADGKHTAWVIAHSPRLIYYNVDAFKEAGLELPPTTWSSEGWTWDDFRSTAQKLTIKGKRFGGLIYLDTGFEQTFAINNGSPTGIFAGDGSSFTLSEPKAAEAIQWATDLTCKYHVQPAWGDLQSTNADLQLFTQGKLAMMFSQFSTLPYLAENVKDFTFDVAPPPAGPADQKTESSVITYAIPTKAENPDAAWELLKFLTSQEGGKFFVEGNMWLSMDDRALQYLSKPPAHVELFAEAVKHSTLPNQTNNTLGARQIYRPMLDDVYNCNKTAEQVLQTAKPRVDQSLKQQG